One genomic segment of Methanolacinia paynteri includes these proteins:
- a CDS encoding cupin domain-containing protein — protein MTDKNRNELKGKVMTIGDLVEYQPGTVSSRMVINNSAGSVTVFSFDDGEEISEHTAPFDAMVTILEGECSVRLSGELFLMKAGETIIFPANEPHAVSAVTKFKMMLVMIKG, from the coding sequence ATGACCGATAAAAACCGCAATGAGCTCAAAGGAAAGGTAATGACCATCGGAGACCTCGTGGAGTACCAGCCCGGAACCGTTTCGAGCCGGATGGTGATCAACAACAGTGCAGGCAGCGTTACAGTTTTCTCCTTCGACGACGGGGAGGAGATCTCGGAGCATACTGCACCTTTCGATGCGATGGTGACTATTCTCGAGGGGGAGTGTTCGGTCCGCCTCTCCGGGGAGCTTTTCCTGATGAAGGCGGGAGAGACGATCATCTTCCCGGCAAATGAGCCGCATGCGGTGTCGGCGGTAACGAAATTCAAGATGATGCTTGTGATGATCAAGGGCTGA
- a CDS encoding type II toxin-antitoxin system HicA family toxin, protein MQRLTPQPPDKVCKTLEKLGFIQVRQKGSHIFYRHPDGRTTVVPFHKDEDLSKGLLAKIIRDCEISKEEFFSLL, encoded by the coding sequence ATGCAGCGTTTAACACCCCAACCACCTGATAAAGTCTGCAAAACTCTTGAGAAATTGGGTTTCATTCAGGTTAGGCAAAAGGGGAGCCATATATTCTATCGCCATCCTGATGGAAGGACAACTGTTGTTCCGTTTCATAAAGACGAAGACCTTTCAAAAGGTCTGCTTGCTAAGATCATTCGTGATTGCGAAATATCCAAAGAAGAATTTTTTAGTTTGTTGTGA
- a CDS encoding peptidylprolyl isomerase: MKTVKYLWMAKKVRASHILVNSEKEAKDILAKLNSGENFEELAKKYSTCPSGRKGGDLGWFGKGMMVKEFEDASFSAKDGDVTGPVKTQFGYHIIKITGNK; this comes from the coding sequence GTGAAAACGGTCAAATACCTATGGATGGCAAAAAAAGTCAGGGCATCTCATATCCTTGTAAATTCTGAGAAGGAAGCAAAAGACATACTTGCAAAACTTAACTCAGGCGAAAATTTCGAGGAGCTTGCAAAGAAGTATTCGACATGCCCTTCGGGGAGAAAAGGTGGGGATCTCGGCTGGTTCGGGAAGGGAATGATGGTTAAGGAGTTCGAGGACGCATCATTCTCGGCAAAGGATGGGGATGTAACAGGCCCTGTCAAGACGCAGTTTGGATATCATATCATAAAAATTACAGGGAATAAATAA
- a CDS encoding DNA adenine methylase, translated as MADTVAKPFLKWAGGKTQLLDEFLKRIPPELKNGGITSFIEPFIGGGAVFFNLNSIFSFEECHIFDSNEELVLAYNVVRKDVEDLIECLEGMSRDYLKLDSPGRSEYFYSVRERLNKERNGINFKRYGKKWVPRAAQIIFLNRTCYNGLFRVNSKGSFNVPFGRYKNPKIVNPDLLRADSGILSNTKIHCGDFADSMKCIREDSFVYFDPPYRPLSPTASFTTYSRNGFDDCEQRRLASFFKKCDGKGARLILSNSDPKNIDPADDFFDDLYSGFRIERVPAKRMINSDGEKRGEISEILVMNY; from the coding sequence ATGGCAGATACAGTGGCGAAACCTTTTCTTAAGTGGGCGGGCGGGAAGACTCAGCTTCTGGATGAGTTTTTAAAACGAATTCCCCCTGAACTGAAAAACGGTGGAATCACCTCTTTTATCGAACCTTTTATCGGCGGCGGTGCGGTCTTTTTTAATCTGAACAGTATCTTTTCTTTCGAGGAATGTCACATATTCGACAGCAACGAGGAACTTGTTCTTGCCTATAATGTCGTGAGAAAGGATGTCGAGGATCTTATCGAATGCCTGGAAGGGATGTCGCGGGATTATCTTAAGCTTGATTCTCCCGGCAGAAGCGAATATTTTTACTCGGTTCGTGAAAGGTTAAACAAAGAAAGAAACGGCATCAATTTCAAGAGGTACGGGAAGAAATGGGTTCCGAGAGCTGCACAGATAATATTTTTGAACAGAACCTGTTACAACGGTCTTTTCAGGGTGAACTCGAAGGGCAGTTTCAACGTCCCGTTCGGGCGGTACAAGAACCCCAAGATTGTAAATCCCGATCTTTTGAGGGCGGATTCGGGGATTCTTTCGAATACAAAGATTCATTGCGGTGATTTTGCCGATTCCATGAAATGCATCAGGGAGGATTCGTTCGTGTACTTCGATCCTCCCTACAGGCCCCTGAGCCCGACGGCGTCTTTTACTACCTATTCGAGGAACGGGTTCGACGACTGCGAACAGAGGAGGCTTGCATCTTTTTTTAAGAAATGCGACGGGAAGGGCGCAAGGCTGATTCTCAGCAACTCGGATCCGAAGAATATCGACCCGGCCGACGATTTCTTCGACGATCTCTACAGTGGTTTCAGGATCGAGAGGGTTCCTGCAAAGAGGATGATCAATTCCGACGGGGAAAAGAGAGGGGAGATCAGCGAGATTTTAGTTATGAATTATTGA
- a CDS encoding type II toxin-antitoxin system HicB family antitoxin, producing the protein MKFKVIIERDEDGIYVAEIPELPGCHTQAKDIPTLIERIKEAAELYAEDFENLPKMEFIGLQLIDISV; encoded by the coding sequence ATGAAATTCAAAGTAATCATTGAGAGAGATGAAGACGGGATCTATGTGGCGGAGATACCTGAGCTTCCGGGCTGTCATACGCAGGCAAAGGACATCCCTACTTTGATAGAACGGATAAAGGAAGCGGCAGAACTTTACGCAGAAGATTTTGAAAATCTTCCAAAAATGGAGTTTATAGGCCTCCAGCTGATAGATATTTCTGTTTAA